Proteins encoded by one window of Serratia nevei:
- the rimK gene encoding 30S ribosomal protein S6--L-glutamate ligase encodes MKIAILSRDGTLYSCKRLREAAEDRGHSIDIIDPLSCYMNINPAAPTIHYRGRQLERYDAVIPRIGSAITFYGTAVLRQFELLGSYPLNESVAITRARDKLRSLQLLARQGIDLPITGFAHSPDDTGDLIELVGGAPLVVKLVEGTQGIGVVLAETRQAAESVIDAFRGLNAHILVQEYVREAQGSDVRCLVVGGRVVAAIERQAKPGEFRSNLHRGGTARKVTITARERAIAVKAASTLGLDVAGVDILRAERGPLVMEVNASPGLEGVETTTGLDIAGMMIEYIEQRGRPGFRLKSGG; translated from the coding sequence GTGAAAATTGCCATTCTTTCTCGCGACGGAACGCTCTACTCATGCAAGCGGCTGCGTGAAGCGGCGGAAGATCGCGGGCACAGCATCGATATTATCGATCCGCTTTCCTGCTACATGAACATCAATCCGGCAGCGCCGACCATTCATTATCGCGGCCGCCAACTGGAGCGTTACGATGCGGTGATCCCGCGCATCGGCTCCGCCATCACCTTTTACGGCACGGCGGTGCTGCGCCAGTTCGAGCTGCTCGGCAGCTACCCGCTAAACGAATCCGTGGCCATTACCCGCGCCCGCGACAAGCTGCGTTCGCTGCAGCTGTTGGCGCGGCAGGGCATCGATCTGCCGATCACCGGCTTCGCCCATTCGCCGGACGACACCGGCGATCTGATCGAATTGGTCGGCGGCGCGCCGCTGGTGGTCAAGCTGGTGGAAGGCACGCAGGGCATCGGCGTGGTGCTGGCGGAAACCCGCCAGGCGGCGGAAAGCGTGATCGACGCCTTTCGCGGCCTGAACGCGCATATCCTGGTGCAAGAATACGTGCGCGAAGCGCAGGGCAGCGATGTGCGCTGCCTGGTGGTGGGCGGCCGGGTGGTGGCCGCCATCGAGCGGCAGGCCAAGCCCGGCGAATTTCGCTCCAACCTGCACCGCGGCGGCACCGCCCGCAAGGTGACCATCACCGCCAGAGAACGGGCGATCGCGGTGAAAGCGGCGAGCACGCTGGGGCTGGACGTCGCCGGGGTGGATATCCTGCGCGCCGAGCGCGGCCCGCTGGTGATGGAGGTCAACGCGTCACCGGGGCTCGAAGGCGTGGAAACCACCACCGGGCTGGACATCGCCGGTATGATGATCGAATACATCGAGCAGCGCGGCCGGCCTGGCTTTCGCCTGAAATCCGGCGGGTGA
- a CDS encoding YbjN domain-containing protein, producing MDSLIVPDLALLRRWLDQSGISFFECDSCQALHLPHMQNFDGVFDAKIDLVDNVILFSALAEVKPTALIPLVADLSQINASSLTIKAFVDIQDDNLPKLIVCQSLSVAVGITYEQFTHFMQQGEEQVSMVILEARANDLLFMGDEEEIPAGAVRQPMLH from the coding sequence ATGGATTCACTCATTGTCCCCGATTTGGCGCTGTTGCGGCGCTGGCTGGATCAGTCGGGCATTTCTTTCTTTGAGTGCGATTCCTGCCAGGCGCTGCACCTGCCGCACATGCAGAACTTCGACGGCGTGTTCGACGCCAAGATAGATCTGGTGGACAACGTCATTCTGTTCTCCGCGCTGGCCGAGGTGAAGCCGACCGCGCTGATCCCGCTGGTGGCGGATCTGAGCCAAATCAACGCCAGTTCGCTGACCATCAAAGCCTTTGTCGACATTCAGGACGACAACCTGCCGAAGCTGATCGTCTGCCAGTCACTGAGCGTGGCGGTCGGCATCACCTATGAGCAGTTCACCCACTTTATGCAGCAGGGTGAAGAGCAGGTCTCGATGGTGATCCTCGAAGCGCGGGCGAACGATCTGCTGTTTATGGGGGATGAAGAAGAGATCCCCGCTGGCGCTGTGCGTCAGCCGATGCTGCACTGA